The Leadbettera azotonutricia ZAS-9 genome has a window encoding:
- a CDS encoding ABC transporter ATP-binding protein produces MAQNCLEVKNLRMYFPVGSNLFTRNKKFVKAVEDVSFSIEENKVLGLVGESGCGKTTVGRTIVRIYKPSHGSIDYTRPDGSKVDVAKLNNKEMRPYHREIRMVFQDPFGSLNPRIPVKDIIAEPIIIHNMLPKSETEDRVASLMKDVGLNPDYMNRYPHEFSGGQRQRIGIARALASNPRLIVADEPVSALDVSVQAQVLNLLETLRDEKGLTFLFVAHDISVVEHISDNIAVMYVGRIVEKAETEELLYNPLHPYTEALVSAIPVINSDKSKHRIHLEGDVPNPVNAPPGCVFHPRCRYATPACSQSVPELREAGPGHMVACHNYDKISLRGI; encoded by the coding sequence ATGGCACAGAACTGTCTTGAAGTAAAGAACTTAAGAATGTATTTCCCTGTGGGCAGCAACCTTTTTACGCGCAATAAAAAATTTGTTAAGGCCGTAGAGGATGTAAGTTTTTCCATAGAGGAAAACAAGGTTCTGGGTTTGGTGGGAGAGTCAGGCTGCGGCAAGACCACTGTGGGCCGGACTATCGTGCGGATCTATAAACCTTCCCATGGTTCCATTGACTATACCAGGCCGGATGGATCAAAAGTAGATGTTGCAAAACTGAATAATAAGGAAATGCGGCCTTACCACCGGGAAATCCGTATGGTCTTTCAGGACCCCTTTGGATCTTTGAATCCCCGGATTCCCGTAAAGGATATAATTGCCGAACCTATCATAATCCACAATATGCTGCCTAAATCGGAAACTGAAGACCGGGTCGCATCATTGATGAAGGATGTCGGCCTTAACCCCGATTATATGAACCGCTACCCCCACGAGTTTTCCGGGGGCCAGCGCCAGCGTATCGGCATTGCCCGGGCCCTGGCATCCAACCCCCGACTCATCGTGGCTGACGAGCCGGTCTCGGCTCTGGATGTGTCGGTTCAGGCCCAGGTCTTAAATCTTCTGGAAACCCTTAGGGATGAGAAGGGCCTTACCTTCCTGTTTGTGGCGCATGATATTTCCGTAGTGGAACATATCTCCGACAATATCGCCGTCATGTACGTAGGCAGGATTGTGGAAAAGGCGGAAACCGAGGAACTCCTTTACAATCCCCTTCATCCTTATACGGAAGCTTTGGTGTCGGCTATTCCGGTGATTAATTCAGATAAATCCAAACACCGTATCCATCTGGAAGGGGATGTGCCGAACCCGGTGAACGCCCCTCCGGGCTGCGTATTCCATCCCCGCTGCCGTTATGCCACACCCGCATGTTCCCAGAGTGTGCCGGAGCTCAGGGAAGCAGGGCCGGGCCACATGGTGGCTTGTCATAACTACGATAAAATATCCCTGAGAGGAATTTAG
- a CDS encoding ABC transporter permease: MAEATRFNSESYWHLVWRKFRKNKPGLVGSFMVIILIALAVFSDFFAPTDPMGLNMRFAYRPPQKIHFFDNGKFTLQPFTYGLTSEYHMDTGTAVWSEDTNQRFNISFFVKGFEYSLLGIPMNIHLYGVEQGGHYYALGADKMGRDMWARMCRGARISLTMALLGTGISIIVGAWLGIMSGYFGGVIDLLMQRFTEFMQSFPQLPLWMALAAIIPRSWSQMMIFVVMSLIFALLSWPMLCRELRGKVIAMSSSDMILAAREMGASHQRIIFHHLFPNNFSHIIVVMSLTVPNILLAESFLSYLGIGVQEPLVSWGLLMRDAQTIETLGSHPWIMLPVLFIMISVLGFNFFGDGLRDGADPYTQH, from the coding sequence ATGGCAGAGGCAACACGGTTTAATTCTGAAAGTTATTGGCACCTGGTCTGGCGAAAATTCCGCAAGAATAAGCCGGGGCTGGTGGGCAGCTTCATGGTTATCATCTTGATAGCCCTGGCGGTTTTTTCTGATTTTTTTGCTCCGACTGATCCCATGGGGCTGAATATGCGTTTCGCTTACAGGCCGCCTCAAAAAATACATTTTTTTGACAACGGAAAATTCACCCTCCAGCCCTTTACCTATGGGCTGACCTCGGAATACCACATGGATACCGGTACAGCGGTGTGGAGCGAAGATACAAACCAGCGGTTTAATATCAGTTTTTTTGTAAAGGGCTTTGAATATTCGCTTCTGGGAATCCCCATGAATATCCACCTCTACGGCGTGGAACAGGGCGGCCATTATTATGCTCTGGGGGCGGACAAGATGGGCCGGGATATGTGGGCCCGTATGTGCCGGGGCGCCCGGATCAGTTTGACCATGGCCCTTTTGGGCACCGGGATTTCCATTATCGTCGGGGCATGGCTTGGGATTATGTCAGGGTATTTTGGCGGGGTGATTGACCTTTTGATGCAGCGCTTTACCGAATTCATGCAGTCCTTCCCTCAGCTTCCCCTCTGGATGGCCCTGGCGGCGATTATCCCGCGCAGCTGGAGCCAGATGATGATCTTTGTGGTAATGTCCCTTATCTTCGCCCTCCTCAGCTGGCCCATGCTTTGCCGGGAACTACGGGGAAAAGTCATTGCCATGAGCAGTTCCGATATGATCCTGGCGGCCAGGGAGATGGGGGCTTCCCATCAGCGGATAATCTTCCACCATCTTTTTCCAAATAACTTTAGCCACATCATCGTTGTCATGTCATTGACGGTACCAAATATCCTCCTGGCGGAAAGCTTCCTCAGTTATTTGGGAATTGGCGTGCAGGAGCCCCTGGTAAGCTGGGGCCTCCTGATGCGGGATGCCCAAACCATAGAAACCCTGGGGTCCCATCCCTGGATTATGCTTCCTGTGCTGTTTATCATGATATCAGTGCTGGGATTTAACTTCTTCGGCGATGGTCTGCGCGATGGCGCCGATCCTTATACACAGCATTAG
- a CDS encoding ABC transporter permease → MVKFVLKRILYAIPVLFFITIVSFAIIKLAPGDYASNYKSFLVNYAHMPEQEAETAAAIIRREYGLDKPMLGQYFAWIKGIVTEGKFGYSFAYKRDVSELFLERLPRTLVLALVAHLLATLGGIFIGIYSATHQYSITDNAATVIAFLGTCLPRFFLGLFALYALLFWAGVKEMGGWSSTYFVLESMSWAKALNIAAHVWPVVAIAGLGGISRNFRVMRGNLLDVLSAQYVTTARSKGLSEGKVIMKHAVPNALHPIIMYQGMVLPYMIQGELETSIVLSIPTLAPLFYTSLQSQDIYVSAGCLLIYAIVLVIGNILSDVLLAVMDPRVSQA, encoded by the coding sequence GTGGTAAAATTTGTTCTAAAACGGATACTCTATGCAATTCCGGTTTTGTTTTTCATAACCATTGTTTCATTTGCTATCATTAAGCTGGCCCCCGGGGATTATGCCAGTAATTACAAGAGCTTTCTTGTAAATTATGCCCATATGCCCGAGCAGGAAGCTGAAACGGCGGCGGCTATTATCCGCCGTGAGTACGGGCTGGATAAGCCCATGCTGGGGCAGTATTTTGCCTGGATCAAGGGCATCGTAACTGAGGGAAAATTCGGATATTCTTTTGCGTATAAACGGGATGTGAGCGAGCTATTCTTGGAACGTCTGCCCCGTACTTTGGTTCTGGCCCTGGTAGCCCATCTTCTGGCTACTCTGGGAGGGATATTTATCGGGATATACTCGGCTACTCACCAGTACAGTATAACTGATAATGCAGCGACGGTTATAGCCTTTTTAGGTACCTGCCTTCCAAGGTTTTTTTTGGGGCTCTTTGCCCTATACGCCCTGCTGTTCTGGGCAGGGGTAAAGGAAATGGGCGGCTGGAGTTCCACCTATTTTGTGCTGGAGTCCATGTCATGGGCAAAAGCGTTGAACATAGCCGCCCATGTGTGGCCGGTGGTAGCCATCGCCGGGTTAGGCGGCATCTCCCGGAATTTCCGGGTTATGCGGGGGAACCTGCTGGACGTGCTTAGCGCCCAATACGTTACCACTGCCCGTTCCAAAGGCCTTTCAGAAGGCAAGGTAATTATGAAACACGCAGTACCCAATGCCCTGCATCCAATTATCATGTACCAGGGCATGGTACTTCCCTATATGATTCAGGGGGAACTTGAAACATCCATTGTATTAAGTATTCCCACTCTGGCGCCCCTCTTTTACACATCTTTGCAAAGCCAGGATATTTATGTTTCTGCGGGCTGCCTCCTTATATATGCGATAGTCCTGGTGATCGGGAATATTCTTTCGGATGTGCTCCTGGCGGTCATGGACCCCCGGGTATCGCAGGCATAA
- a CDS encoding ABC transporter substrate-binding protein has product MMKKVLIPLMVAAALIMTVTACGGKSKSTGGSESGGSVVVTPIPYPVNPSPLDSSAKIKRYALDQVIEYRSLPKYSEPDYVTAQVNQGKLPPVNQRLPETPQVIKTSFMADGPGPYGGVFANVFAVPIEGWNFGAGAVNGWFGIEAIVSQCLLSSGPAYLRSDANEPFPALATGWTWSSDGLTLTMDLIKGAKWSDGQPFTADDVMYTWEDNINDPNVAGRSSPGTWAVGGKPTKLEKVNDYQIKWTFAEPFPVYLLWAMADDRFYVAPAHYYKPHHPKYNSNATYSSFRSAGKPTALPVPVLGPWVPTEYRTDELLVFKRNPYYWKVDSDGRQLPYIDEVHFTYATNSLARTMNTMAGTCDLSNVGESYDDVARSAADPNAPFRVDWQGDSHAYGMEFNYDTKFGVSTDQDKANRALFRDIRFRQALTMALDRDGIAASLAAGPFYRAWGGGLLPASPLYTRESVVYLPYNVETAKAILASLGLKTNSEGYLGYPEGPLAGKTIEIQLLAQQDLGNEIDIAQAAIPMFQAIGIKLTMKVLTGTAISETELNGKWDMKSYRYDSPQLVPNAFPAQLSPTDDNMMYNHYKIKTSGDAMPFETELNRITTAFATETDAAKQRQLMAEYNKVWTENATNIGVVTVSYGQLLNKYMKNVQPGLPVNLYSWGHQSMFMEQLYFEPDHQRRLILGTNLPLNYPAAN; this is encoded by the coding sequence ATGATGAAGAAGGTCTTAATTCCGCTAATGGTGGCAGCCGCATTGATTATGACGGTTACCGCGTGTGGCGGCAAGTCTAAAAGTACCGGAGGGAGCGAAAGCGGCGGCAGCGTCGTGGTAACTCCTATTCCCTATCCGGTAAACCCCAGTCCTCTGGACAGTTCCGCGAAAATCAAACGGTACGCTCTGGATCAGGTAATTGAATACAGGAGTCTGCCCAAGTATTCGGAACCCGATTATGTAACCGCCCAGGTGAATCAGGGAAAGCTCCCGCCGGTCAATCAGCGGCTTCCCGAAACGCCTCAGGTTATTAAAACCAGTTTTATGGCTGACGGCCCCGGCCCCTACGGCGGCGTGTTTGCCAATGTATTTGCAGTACCCATCGAAGGATGGAACTTCGGCGCCGGTGCGGTAAACGGTTGGTTCGGTATCGAAGCGATTGTATCCCAGTGTCTGCTTTCATCCGGTCCTGCATATTTGCGGAGCGATGCCAACGAGCCCTTCCCGGCACTGGCCACCGGTTGGACCTGGTCCAGTGACGGCCTTACCCTGACCATGGACCTGATCAAAGGCGCCAAATGGTCCGATGGACAGCCTTTTACTGCCGATGACGTAATGTATACTTGGGAAGATAATATCAATGATCCCAACGTAGCCGGCCGGTCAAGCCCCGGAACCTGGGCAGTAGGCGGAAAGCCCACCAAGCTGGAAAAGGTAAACGACTATCAGATCAAATGGACCTTCGCCGAACCCTTCCCGGTATATCTGCTCTGGGCAATGGCGGACGACAGGTTCTATGTTGCGCCTGCCCATTACTATAAACCCCATCATCCCAAGTACAACAGCAACGCTACCTACAGCTCATTCCGCAGCGCAGGAAAGCCCACAGCGCTTCCCGTTCCCGTACTTGGCCCCTGGGTTCCTACGGAATACCGGACTGACGAACTCCTGGTGTTCAAGCGGAATCCCTATTATTGGAAGGTCGACTCCGATGGACGCCAGCTTCCCTATATAGATGAAGTACACTTTACCTATGCTACTAATTCCCTGGCGCGGACCATGAATACCATGGCCGGCACCTGCGACCTTTCAAATGTCGGTGAAAGCTATGACGACGTGGCCCGCAGCGCTGCCGATCCCAACGCTCCTTTCCGCGTAGACTGGCAGGGCGACAGTCACGCCTATGGTATGGAATTCAACTACGACACCAAATTCGGCGTATCTACCGATCAGGACAAGGCTAACCGGGCATTGTTCCGGGATATCCGCTTCCGCCAGGCTCTGACCATGGCCCTTGACCGTGACGGTATTGCGGCGTCCCTGGCCGCCGGTCCCTTCTACCGCGCATGGGGCGGCGGCCTTTTGCCGGCCAGCCCCCTTTACACCCGGGAATCTGTAGTGTATCTGCCCTACAATGTGGAAACCGCCAAGGCCATTCTTGCGAGCCTTGGCTTAAAGACCAACAGCGAAGGCTATCTCGGGTATCCCGAAGGCCCCCTGGCCGGAAAGACTATCGAAATCCAGCTTCTTGCCCAGCAGGATCTGGGGAACGAGATTGATATTGCCCAGGCGGCAATTCCCATGTTCCAGGCTATCGGTATCAAGCTGACCATGAAAGTCCTTACCGGGACTGCCATCAGCGAAACGGAATTGAACGGCAAGTGGGATATGAAATCCTACCGCTACGATTCTCCCCAGCTTGTACCCAATGCTTTCCCCGCCCAGCTTAGTCCTACTGATGACAACATGATGTACAATCACTATAAGATTAAGACCTCAGGCGATGCCATGCCTTTCGAAACAGAGCTCAACAGGATTACCACAGCATTTGCTACGGAAACCGATGCAGCCAAACAGCGCCAGTTAATGGCGGAGTACAACAAGGTGTGGACTGAAAACGCCACAAACATCGGTGTTGTAACCGTGTCCTATGGCCAGCTCCTCAATAAATATATGAAGAACGTGCAGCCCGGGCTGCCGGTTAACCTGTATTCCTGGGGACACCAGAGCATGTTCATGGAACAGTTGTATTTTGAACCGGATCATCAGCGCAGGCTGATTCTGGGAACTAATTTGCCCCTGAATTATCCGGCGGCGAACTAG
- a CDS encoding ABC transporter ATP-binding protein, protein MNDSAILEVKDLHVHFELEQVTVRAVEGVSFSLNRKRTLGIVGESGCGKSITAMAIMRLIQSPPGKITGGSINLRRRDGDVVDIAQLSAKGPAMRSIRGAEIAMIFQEPMTSLNPIYNIGDQIAESVMLHQRLSKKDALGVALDMLHKVHLSAPETRIKQYPHQLSGGMRQRVMIALAMSCNPSILIADEPTTALDVTVQAQILDLMAQLQESFDSSIIMITHNLGVISDIADDTAVMYLGKIVEQAPTHELFENPLHPYTRGLLNSVPVLGQKKQKKLIPIPGMVPSPTEELTECAFKPRCDRKGPDCDKGLPPLREVSPGHFAACYYEH, encoded by the coding sequence ATGAATGATTCCGCTATTCTTGAAGTAAAAGATCTGCATGTCCACTTTGAATTAGAGCAGGTAACCGTACGGGCCGTTGAGGGTGTTTCTTTTTCCCTGAACCGGAAAAGGACCCTGGGTATAGTCGGCGAGTCGGGTTGCGGAAAGAGCATCACCGCCATGGCCATTATGCGGCTGATCCAGTCCCCTCCGGGGAAGATCACTGGAGGCAGCATCAATCTGCGGCGCCGCGATGGCGATGTGGTGGATATTGCTCAGTTAAGCGCCAAAGGGCCGGCCATGCGGAGCATCCGGGGTGCCGAGATCGCCATGATCTTCCAGGAACCCATGACTTCCCTTAACCCCATCTATAATATCGGGGACCAGATAGCGGAAAGTGTTATGCTCCACCAGCGGCTCTCCAAGAAGGACGCCCTTGGGGTTGCTCTGGATATGCTTCACAAAGTTCATCTGAGCGCCCCCGAAACCCGGATCAAGCAGTACCCTCACCAGCTTTCCGGGGGTATGCGCCAGAGGGTCATGATTGCCCTGGCCATGTCCTGCAATCCTTCTATTTTAATTGCCGATGAGCCCACCACCGCCCTGGACGTAACGGTGCAGGCCCAGATCCTGGATCTTATGGCCCAGCTCCAGGAAAGTTTCGATTCTTCTATTATTATGATCACCCACAACCTGGGGGTCATTTCGGACATCGCCGACGATACGGCGGTAATGTATCTGGGAAAGATCGTGGAACAGGCGCCTACCCATGAACTTTTCGAGAATCCCCTGCACCCCTATACCCGGGGGCTTCTTAATTCTGTGCCGGTTCTGGGCCAGAAAAAGCAGAAAAAGCTCATCCCCATACCCGGCATGGTTCCGAGTCCCACAGAAGAATTGACCGAATGCGCTTTTAAACCCCGCTGCGATCGCAAAGGGCCGGACTGCGACAAGGGCTTACCTCCCTTGCGGGAAGTGAGCCCCGGTCATTTTGCAGCCTGTTACTATGAGCATTAA
- a CDS encoding AraC family transcriptional regulator has protein sequence MDFSSLPLIRKNSRYSNRKFPLHTLTSLSGHSRETDTSYYNDCRRRGISYYMVLQYTLSGRGRIDLKDRSRDLLPGSLMVLSVPGEQVYYLPEDSEYWEFVFLVLVGRDASRTIKAVESSRGNILDSAGIPRTMELCYRLIQDLFAGKIANPFDNSSRSYELCMALMEETGNTKDIQDIRSIREKQSFEDLLVLMQDNLYRDIPVEEMAAAANLSRSHFTRLFARATGKSPRQYLEELRLKTALDMLCSENFNIKETAAQVGIRDVNYFCRLFKKRFGISPGVYRNRSYWER, from the coding sequence TTGGACTTTTCTAGCCTGCCCCTTATCCGGAAAAATTCCCGGTATTCAAACCGGAAATTTCCCCTCCATACTCTGACCAGCCTTTCGGGGCACAGTAGAGAAACCGATACCAGCTATTACAATGACTGCAGACGCCGGGGTATTTCCTATTATATGGTTTTGCAATACACCTTATCAGGCCGGGGGCGTATTGACCTGAAGGATCGCAGCAGGGATCTTCTCCCGGGCTCCCTGATGGTCCTCTCGGTTCCCGGAGAGCAGGTTTATTATCTTCCGGAAGATTCTGAATACTGGGAATTCGTTTTCCTGGTGCTGGTAGGCCGGGACGCAAGCCGAACCATCAAGGCGGTGGAAAGCAGCCGGGGGAATATCCTGGACTCTGCCGGAATCCCCAGGACCATGGAGCTCTGTTACAGGCTAATCCAGGACCTTTTTGCCGGGAAAATTGCAAACCCCTTCGACAATTCTTCCCGGAGCTACGAACTCTGCATGGCCCTGATGGAAGAAACCGGTAACACCAAGGATATACAGGATATCCGCAGCATCCGGGAAAAACAGTCCTTTGAGGATCTCCTGGTACTCATGCAGGATAATCTCTACCGGGACATCCCGGTGGAAGAAATGGCCGCCGCCGCGAATCTTTCCCGTTCCCATTTTACCCGGCTCTTTGCCCGGGCAACCGGAAAGAGCCCCCGGCAGTATCTGGAGGAACTGCGGCTAAAAACCGCCCTGGATATGCTTTGCAGCGAAAATTTCAATATAAAAGAAACAGCCGCCCAGGTGGGCATCCGGGACGTGAACTACTTCTGCAGGCTTTTCAAAAAACGTTTTGGAATTAGTCCCGGTGTATACCGAAACCGTTCCTATTGGGAACGCTAG